The following are from one region of the Geotrypetes seraphini chromosome 12, aGeoSer1.1, whole genome shotgun sequence genome:
- the FKBPL gene encoding FK506-binding protein-like: MNNLCPRSSSPWASPDGTFTKTILVQGMGVAKPKEGSLCHVRLDREEGGASAGLFRCTTGQWTELILGEGDVPTDAVLDQCLETMLDGEVCRVQVSATQNSRSCTFNLSLAGFTCVQDSWKMPFEEKWNLALRDKERGTQNFRQGNAWGAAQRYGRALRFLVSVTAAVPLEMAEEYDRTKMALYANLAACQLRLGQYENAARNCDKALEREPRTIKALYRRAVAHAALNELEKAGVDLQEVLRLEPGNVAAQRELRRLTEKVREQDAEMAKKMRKLFV; this comes from the coding sequence ATGAATAACCTTTGCCCCAGGAGCTCAAGCCCTTGGGCCAGTCCAGATGGCACTTTTACAAAAACAATCCTGGTGCAAGGCATGGGGGTGGCGAAACCCAAGGAGGGGTCGCTGTGCCATGTACGCCTCGACCGAGAAGAGGGTGGGGCTTCTGCAGGACTGTTCCGATGCACGACTGGCCAGTGGACGGAGCTAATATTGGGTGAGGGGGACGTGCCCACAGATGCTGTGTTGGATCAGTGTTTGGAAACCATGCTGGATGGGGAGGTGTGCCGTGTCCAGGTATCGGCCACACAAAACAGTCGCAGCTGCACTTTCAACCTCAGCTTGGCAGGGTTCACCTGCGTCCAGGACTCCTGGAAAATGCCATTTGAGGAGAAGTGGAATCTGGCCCTGCGCGATAAAGAGCGGGGAACCCAGAACTTCCGACAGGGAAATGCTTGGGGAGCCGCACAGCGCTACGGACGGGCACTGCGGTTTCTGGTTTCTGTAACTGCTGCTGTCCCGCTGGAAATGGCAGAAGAATATGATCGGACCAAGATGGCCCTGTACGCCAATTTAGCGGCATGTCAGCTGCGGCTAGGCCAGTATGAGAATGCCGCCCGCAACTGCGACAAGGCGCTGGAGAGAGAGCCACGTACCATCAAGGCACTGTACCGCCGCGCTGTAGCCCATGCTGCCCTGAACGAACTGGAGAAGGCGGGCGTGGACCTGCAGGAGGTGCTACGGCTGGAGCCGGGGAATGTGGCAGCGCAGAGGGAGCTGAGGCGATTGACGGAGAAAGTGCGGGAGCAGGATGCTGAAATGGCAAAGAAAATGCGCAAACTCTTTGTTTAA